A window from Brachyhypopomus gauderio isolate BG-103 chromosome 6, BGAUD_0.2, whole genome shotgun sequence encodes these proteins:
- the LOC143516408 gene encoding uncharacterized protein LOC143516408 encodes MSIIVAFNSHTYCDPCNDYTSLDQPWRANTAPGLGVCDVNFNWNGWYRLLYNGMDIRMAESCVDVYRCGTYYPLWLNGRHPQVEDGVVTRQVCANAGYDCCFYKSNPIRVKACPGNYYVYEIVRPMTCNMAYCTDAGTITSIHVATNVSTQAHLNTTTTTSPVSSTFDPCYNYNVLDDTWRNTYSYYGNGYYNLGQSGYYSSHDDTTIEWDGWYRLYLQGADAKISEWCVDSMTSGGYTPLILGGSHPLIKDGIVTREIYGTTNYYYWWWYWGYGWYGYQCNYYKSYPIQVKACPGHYYVYKLVKPDLSIPLPSYTTVHSRNARLPYLFWLPSRSDPRLSIRP; translated from the exons ATGTCCATCATAGTTGCTTTCAACAGTCATACATATTGTGACCCCTGCAATGATTACACCTCCCTGGACCAACCCTGGAGAGCCAATACTGCACCTGGGTTGGGAGTTTGTGATGTCAACTTCAACTGGAATGGCTGGTACCGCCTGCTGTACAATGGGATGGACATCCGTATGGCAGAGAGCTGTGTTGATGTCTACAGATGTGGTACTTACTACCCTCTGTGGCTCAATGGTCGTCATCCTCAGGTAGAGGATGGAGTGGTCACCCGCCAGGTCTGTGCAAATGCAGGATATGACTGCTGCTTCTACAAGTCCAACCCAATTCGTGTTAAAGCATGTCCAGGCAATTACTATGTGTACGAGATTGTCCGTCCAATGACCTGCAACATGGCCTACTGTACAG ATGCCGGAACCATTACTTCAATTCATGTGGCTACAAACGTGTCCACTCAAGCTCATCTCAACACAACTACGA CAACCAGTCCAGTCAGCTCCACATTTGATCCCTGCTACAACTACAATGTTCTTGATGACACCTGGAGAAATACGTACAGTTACTATGGAAATGGCTACTACAATTTGGGCCAGTCTGGATACTACAGTAGTCATGACGACACCACTATTGAATGGGATGGCTGGTATCGGCTGTATCTACAGGGAGCAGATGCAAAGATTTCTGAGTGGTGTGTGGACTCCATGACATCTGGTGGATACACCCCACTGATACTTGGTGGTTCACATCCCCTTATTAAGGATGGAATTGTGACCAGAGAAATATATGGGACCACCAACTACTACTACTGGTGGTGGTACTGGGGATATGGGTGGTATGGTTACCAGTGTAATTACTACAAGTCCTACCCCATCCAGGTGAAAGCCTGTCCAGGACATTACTACGTCTATAAACTGGTCAAGCCAGATCTATCAATTCCTCTGCCAAGCTACACTACAG TTCATTCTCGTAATGCCCGTTTACCTTacctgttctggctgccctcccggtcTGACCCACGCCTGTCCATTAGACCATGA